The genomic stretch TAAAAGTACATACTCTCCCCGTGATATTGCAAAAACAAGATTTCAAGGAATCGGAAAAGCGATTCTTTATGTATTTTTGCTCTCTGTCCTGTTTGCAATCCCTACCGCTTATTATGTAAGTACAGGGACCGTAAAATCAATGAACGGCTTTAAAACTGTTTTAAACAAAGATTTCCCTGATTTCACAATTTCAAACGGCAAACTTCAAACGGATGAGAAAAAAGCCACGGAATCTCAGGCAAATGGTTTCGTTATCGTGTTCGATCCGACAGACTCCTATGGCACTGAACAAATTGAAGCAAAGCAAAACGCAATCGGCATCCTTCAGAACAAATTTGTTTTGGCCATTGACGGACAAGCCCAAGAAATGTCTTACTCAATGATGCCGTCAGAGTTACAGAAAAAAGATGTCATTGCAGGTTTAAACCAAAATAAAGCGATGATTGTAACTGTTCTCTCAGCTCTTATTTTTCTCGTAACAGCAGCGGGAAAATTTATTGAAGTATCGTTTTTAGCGCTTATCGGGTTAATCATTAAGAATTCGCAGAAAAAACATTTATCCTATCATCAGCTCTGGAAGCTTTCTGCTTATTCCATCACACTTTCAACTGTATTCTTTACAATCATGCGGGCACTAGAAGCAACCGTACCAAGTGAATTTTTGCTGAACTGGTTTGTCAATTTTGTCATCCTGTTTCTCGTTTTAAAAGAGATTCCGTCCAAAAAAGTAATTAATAAAAGTTAAATTATATTTATTTTTATCCTTTAAGTAGAGAGTGTGAAAGCATTTGCATTAACTTTTTACTTAAGGGATATTTAATAAAATGTATAGAGCTTAAACAGATACATTTATAAAAAAAGCTCTACAATTACTCAAGAACAAGCTCTGGACAATAATATCAGAAGTAGTAAGATGTAACATGAAAGAAGTTCTTAACAGCATTTGACATATGTTTTTAACAAAATAAGAATAATGTTAAATTTTAACTAATAGACTAGTTAAAATCATATGGCAAAATATTTTGCATCCTTTCACAACATATTTACATAAGATAGTTGCTATTTAAAAAGCCAGGTACCAATAGGGCACCTAGCTTTCAGAATTAAATCATCAACAAGTTAGAATTATCTTCTTTCCTTCTATTCTCATTATTGAACTGTTATCTTTTTTGTGGGTTTATGTATACAAATGCAGCTCCCTTAGCTTTCCCCTTATATACTGATAAACCTACTGCCCAAGGTGTTCCTGTCGGTTTTGGTAATTTACTGAAGTAAAACTTTTTGGTTGGAGTTCTACTTGAAAAGTACCCTGAATATTGCGGGCCAATGTCCCCACCCTCAACTATAGATACACCAAAGCTCTTATAATTTAGTTTACCGCATTTTCCATTTGTTTCGGCGTAAGCATCAATAGATGTTGCACTCTTAGTATATGTATAAGCATCTGTAATAACTCTTATTTTACAACCAGAAATACCACTTACCGGTTGCCAACCACTGCTTGCAGCCTCTGCTTTTTCTTTAGGTGCAACTACCAAAGTTAACATTAGTAGCAAAATTAAAAACACAGAAAATTTTCCTTGCTTCATTTTGTAGATCCTCCTTTAAACTATTACATAATTATCCTAACAGATCCATTGTTCATTGTAAATAATGGAATACGAGTTTTATATTATAAAAGCCTCTTTTTGATCTAATTTTGCACTATTTTCTATTTTCTATCTGAAGTTAATGTTTAGTCGAAGAAATCCTGTCAAAAAAGCGCCTGTATAAAAACCGAGCATTCGCAGTCTCTTTTCTTTTGTCATGAATCGAAATGGACAAGCATACTATGGTATAAAATTTCGTATGCGGGAGGAAAAGCGATGAAGCGTCTCACCTTAGTATGCAGCATTGTTTTTATACTTTTTATTCTTTTTTATGACCTTAAAATTGGAACCATACCCATTCAGGACCTCCCTGTCTATGAAGCATCAGCAAAAACGGCTGTACAAGAACCGGCTTATAAAACGGTGAAGGTAAAGCCGGGTGATACGGTTATGTCGATAGTCGGATCAGCAGGTTCTCCGGATGACATTGTAAAGGATTTTGAAGCACTGAATCCAAATGTGAAAGCTAACGCCATTCAAGCCGGAACAGCGTATAAATTCCCGGTCTACCCTTAATTTAACGTTAATTTCTTGTCAGTTCGGCGAAGACACTGTTACAATGTAATTTGTAAAATAAATTCACATAAACCATACTAGAATTGTTATATCTAGAAGCGGCAACTACAATTAAGGAGCGATTGCAAGTGAGTGAAATCACACATCGTACAAAAACGCGTCCCGTCAAAGTGGGACCTTTAACAATAGGCGGCAACAATGAAGTTGTCATCCAAAGCATGACAACAACAAAAACACATGATGTAGAAGCAACGGTTGCGGAAATTAACCGTTTGGCTGAAGCCGGATGCCAAATCGTTCGGGTAGCATGTCCGGATGAACGGGCGGCAAACGCCATTGCGGATATTAAAAAGCGCATTTCCATTCCTCTCGTTGTTGACATACATTTCGATTATAAACTTGCGTTGAAAGCCATTGAAGGCGGCGCAGATAAAATCCGAATCAACCCCGGCAATATCGGCCGGCGCGAAAAAGTTGAAGCGGTTGTTAAAGCGGCCAAAGACAAAGGCATTCCGATCAGAATCGGAGTAAACGCCGGTTCATTGGAAAAACGGATTTTAGAAAAATACGGTTATCCGACTGCCGATGGAATGGTAGAAAGCGCACTTCATCACATTAAAATTCTTGAGGATCTTGATTTTCACGATATTATTGTCAGCATGAAGGCCTCTGACGTGAACCTTGCAATCGAGGCTTATGAAAAAGCAGCGAAAGCGTTTGACTACCCGCTTCACCTCGGGATCACCGAGTCAGGAACACTGTTTGCCGGCACAGTAAAGAGCGCAGCAGGACTCGGCGCCATTTTAAGCAAAGGCATCGGGAACACCATGCGCATTTCACTAAGCGCAGACCCTGTAGAAGAGGTAAAAGTAGCAAGGGAGCTTCTGAAATCTTTCGGCTTAGCCTCCAATGCTGCCACGCTCATCTCATGCCCGACTTGCGGCCGTATTGAGATTGATCTAATCAGCATTGCCAATGAAGTGGAAGAGTATATTTCTAAGATAAAAGCGCCGATTAAAGTTGCTGTTCTCGGCTGCGCTGTAAACGGACCTGGTGAAGCGAGAGAAGCTGATATCGGAATCGCCGGCGCACGCGGTGAAGGGCTGCTGTTCCGGAAAGGGAAAATTGTCCGTAAGGTTCCAGAGGAAACGATGGTAGAAGAACTCAAAAAAGAAATTGACATTCTTGCTGAGGAACACTACGCAAAACTTGAAGCTGAAAAAGCAAAATTAAAAGAAGAAACACAAAAAGCTTGACGGGAACCCGTCAAGCTTTTTTGTGTTAGAAAAATGGAATAATAAATATTCCAAGCACTAATGAAACGACACCGATACCCATTGCCCAGGCTCCAAGGCCTTGAGCACCTCTTCTTCTTGCGATATAGCCGACAATAATACCAGCAGCTCCCAATAAAACAGGCAGTACAAACAATGAAATGATGGACAAGGCTAAAGCGATGTACCCTATTCCCCGTCCTTCATTGACATTGCCGCCGCTGCGATCATTGTCTTGGTCATTGCTGCGGTCAGCAGCACGATAAGGCTCTGCGATTTCAGCAGCTGTTTCCTCAAAAAAACCGTCATTGTCGCGGGTAATATTTGTCCCTTCAGATCCATGATCAACATAGTAACTGTTGTTATCACGCTTTTCGTAATCGTTTGCCACCTTCAATTCCCCCTTCTGTTTTATTAAAGGAGCTTTTATAGTTTGATCCATTTTGCCTGATTCATGTTTG from Bacillus subtilis subsp. subtilis str. 168 encodes the following:
- the yqgB gene encoding factor involved in motility (Evidence 1c: Function from experimental evidences in the studied genus; PubMedId: 15294815; Product type ph: phenotype) encodes the protein MNVFQLFIKSTYSPRDIAKTRFQGIGKAILYVFLLSVLFAIPTAYYVSTGTVKSMNGFKTVLNKDFPDFTISNGKLQTDEKKATESQANGFVIVFDPTDSYGTEQIEAKQNAIGILQNKFVLAIDGQAQEMSYSMMPSELQKKDVIAGLNQNKAMIVTVLSALIFLVTAAGKFIEVSFLALIGLIIKNSQKKHLSYHQLWKLSAYSITLSTVFFTIMRALEATVPSEFLLNWFVNFVILFLVLKEIPSKKVINKS
- the yqgA gene encoding cell wall protein (Evidence 1a: Function from experimental evidences in the studied strain; PubMedId: 25130749, 27797724; Product type ph: phenotype) codes for the protein MKQGKFSVFLILLLMLTLVVAPKEKAEAASSGWQPVSGISGCKIRVITDAYTYTKSATSIDAYAETNGKCGKLNYKSFGVSIVEGGDIGPQYSGYFSSRTPTKKFYFSKLPKPTGTPWAVGLSVYKGKAKGAAFVYINPQKR
- the yqfZ gene encoding factor involved in motility (Evidence 2a: Function from experimental evidences in other organisms; PubMedId: 15294815; Product type ph : phenotype); its protein translation is MKRLTLVCSIVFILFILFYDLKIGTIPIQDLPVYEASAKTAVQEPAYKTVKVKPGDTVMSIVGSAGSPDDIVKDFEALNPNVKANAIQAGTAYKFPVYP
- the ispG gene encoding 4-hydroxy-3-methylbut-2-en-1-yl diphosphate synthase (1-hydroxy-2-methyl-2-(E)-butenyl 4-diphosphate synthase) (Evidence 2a: Function from experimental evidences in other organisms; PubMedId: 12571359, 16268586, 25212876; Product type e: enzyme), which gives rise to MQVSEITHRTKTRPVKVGPLTIGGNNEVVIQSMTTTKTHDVEATVAEINRLAEAGCQIVRVACPDERAANAIADIKKRISIPLVVDIHFDYKLALKAIEGGADKIRINPGNIGRREKVEAVVKAAKDKGIPIRIGVNAGSLEKRILEKYGYPTADGMVESALHHIKILEDLDFHDIIVSMKASDVNLAIEAYEKAAKAFDYPLHLGITESGTLFAGTVKSAAGLGAILSKGIGNTMRISLSADPVEEVKVARELLKSFGLASNAATLISCPTCGRIEIDLISIANEVEEYISKIKAPIKVAVLGCAVNGPGEAREADIGIAGARGEGLLFRKGKIVRKVPEETMVEELKKEIDILAEEHYAKLEAEKAKLKEETQKA
- the yqfX gene encoding conserved protein of unknown function expressed in germinating spores (Evidence 4: Unknown function but conserved in other organisms; PubMedId: 17322312, 22882546), with protein sequence MKVANDYEKRDNNSYYVDHGSEGTNITRDNDGFFEETAAEIAEPYRAADRSNDQDNDRSGGNVNEGRGIGYIALALSIISLFVLPVLLGAAGIIVGYIARRRGAQGLGAWAMGIGVVSLVLGIFIIPFF